One genomic region from Labeo rohita strain BAU-BD-2019 chromosome 7, IGBB_LRoh.1.0, whole genome shotgun sequence encodes:
- the LOC127167708 gene encoding putative C-type lectin domain family 20 member A, producing MVMKTTVTILLFLSLFGLNNSLYRKHYYVNDRMKWSDAQQYCKNHYDDLSTVRNEELQPLTANAQITNYYWIGLRKTSLSSQWTWTGGEVATDVMWENSEPDYNLEFCCAVGSSSSKVHNVDCDWSLPFYCMEVFELILVRQEHTWEEAVNYCRQKYKDLAILNSDEMMKDAKVTSTEALTDDVWIGLRFIAGNWVWVNGENLQYKGWSSGEELQCPAMNQRCAVLNRNSMLWKPVDCEQRFNFFCINK from the coding sequence ATGGTAATGAAAACTACAGTCACAATTCTTCTGTTTTTGAGTCTTTTTGGACTGAACAACAGCCTGTACAGGAAACACTATTATGTGAATGACAGGATGAAGTGGTCAGATGCACAGCAGTactgcaaaaatcattatgatgaCCTATCCACTGTACGCAATGAAGAACTGCAACCGCTCACTGCTAATGCACAGATCACTAATTATTATTGGATTGGACTTAGAAAAACTTCACTATCTTCACAGTGGACATGGACCGGAGGTGAGGTTGCAACTGATGTCATGTGGGAAAACAGTGAACCAGATTATAACCTTGAATTTTGTTGTGCTGTCGGAAGTTCCTCTTCAAAAGTGCATAATGTTGACTGTGATTGGTCCTTACCATTTTATTGTATGGAGGTCTTTGAGCTGATCCTGGTGCGGCAGGAACACACATGGGAAGAGGCCGTGAATTACTGCAGACAAAAGTACAAAGATCTGGCCATACTGAACTCAGATGAAATGATGAAGGATGCAAAGGTTACGAGCACAGAAGCACTGACAGATGATGTGTGGATTGGTCTGCGCTTTATTGCTGGCAACTGGGTTTGGGTAAATGGAGAAAATCTTCAATATAAGGGCTGGTCTTCAGGGGAAGAGCTCCAGTGCCCTGCCATGAATCAGCGCTGTGCAGTTCTGAACCGTAATAGTATGCTTTGGAAACCAGTGGACTGTGAGCAGAGATTCAACTTTTTCTGTAtcaataaatag